Proteins from a genomic interval of Zingiber officinale cultivar Zhangliang chromosome 1B, Zo_v1.1, whole genome shotgun sequence:
- the LOC122054377 gene encoding uncharacterized protein LOC122054377 isoform X3 encodes MDDKGNVYVADISNMAIRKITESGVTTIAGGKSNIAGYRDGPSEDAKFSNDFDVIYVGRTCSLLVVDRGNAALRQISLQQEDCQYQYTSVSTSDQEEKS; translated from the exons ATGGATGACAAAGGGAATGTGTATGTTGCTGATATCTCCAATATGGCTATTCGAAAGATAACTGAATCAG GTGTGACTACTATTGCTGGAGGAAAATCAAATATAGCAGGTTATAGAGATGGCCCGAGTGAGGATGCTAAGTTTTCTAATGACTTTGATGTGATATATGTTGGAAGAACTTGTTCTCTTCTAGTCGTGGACAGGGGTAATGCTGCTCTTCGCCAAATTTCTCTTCAGCAAGAGGACTGCCAATACCAGTATACTTCAGTATCAACATCAG accagGAAGAAAAAAGTTGA
- the LOC122054377 gene encoding uncharacterized protein LOC122054377 isoform X2, giving the protein MDDKGNVYVADISNMAIRKITESGVTTIAGGKSNIAGYRDGPSEDAKFSNDFDVIYVGRTCSLLVVDRGNAALRQISLQQEDCQYQYTSVSTSEDQEEKS; this is encoded by the exons ATGGATGACAAAGGGAATGTGTATGTTGCTGATATCTCCAATATGGCTATTCGAAAGATAACTGAATCAG GTGTGACTACTATTGCTGGAGGAAAATCAAATATAGCAGGTTATAGAGATGGCCCGAGTGAGGATGCTAAGTTTTCTAATGACTTTGATGTGATATATGTTGGAAGAACTTGTTCTCTTCTAGTCGTGGACAGGGGTAATGCTGCTCTTCGCCAAATTTCTCTTCAGCAAGAGGACTGCCAATACCAGTATACTTCAGTATCAACATCAG aagaccagGAAGAAAAAAGTTGA
- the LOC122054377 gene encoding uncharacterized protein LOC122054377 isoform X1, with translation MDDKGNVYVADISNMAIRKITESGVTTIAGGKSNIAGYRDGPSEDAKFSNDFDVIYVGRTCSLLVVDRGNAALRQISLQQEDCQYQYTSVSTSGYLKLPSDVLCNSFCTQQTWNYNILQPYNMAPSVQYFLLSYISYMVASTYVEDQEEKS, from the exons ATGGATGACAAAGGGAATGTGTATGTTGCTGATATCTCCAATATGGCTATTCGAAAGATAACTGAATCAG GTGTGACTACTATTGCTGGAGGAAAATCAAATATAGCAGGTTATAGAGATGGCCCGAGTGAGGATGCTAAGTTTTCTAATGACTTTGATGTGATATATGTTGGAAGAACTTGTTCTCTTCTAGTCGTGGACAGGGGTAATGCTGCTCTTCGCCAAATTTCTCTTCAGCAAGAGGACTGCCAATACCAGTATACTTCAGTATCAACATCAGGTTACCTGAAGCTTCCCAGTGATGTTCTttgtaattctttttgtacaCAACAAACATGGAACTATAACATATTACAACCTTACAATATGGCACCATCGGTCCAATATTTTCTGTTATCTTACATATCTtatatggttgcatctacatatgtagaagaccagGAAGAAAAAAGTTGA
- the LOC122054444 gene encoding uncharacterized protein LOC122054444 isoform X1, whose protein sequence is MFLLLHLAARDPIEGYDYLSSLISFFTKFRNYCVSSSASEEKHLEEERAEKDKKRRVEALSVFSEMIETDHMMDSYWSDLISHNRPTKIEVEVHAPAQRKKRKTSRQTSALISVPVVQATEHIQIGIACPTMKQVLSSDRPIISVNAKIVDRCMPTALVLNFNKSSPLPSEVDLIRIFCRYGPIVEVATEVQQESNSVKLIFKRLTDAEMAFSSARKYGWFGPSLLSYHLRYLSSTPDTFADIQQSDNYAALPEHSNLETPGNDSEQLHSCL, encoded by the exons aTGTTCTTGCTGCTGCATTTGGCAGCCAGAGATCCTATTGAAGGGTATGATTATCTCTCTAGTCTAATCAGTTTCTTCACTAAATTTAGGAACTACTGTGTTTCTTCTTCTGCTAGTGAAGAGAAACATCTTGAGGAAGAAAGAGCTGAAAAGGATAAGAAACGGAGAGTTGAAGCTTTGTCGGTTTTTTCTGAGATGATAGAAACTGATCACATGATGGATTCTTACTGGTCTGACTTGATATCTCATAACCGCCCTACTAAAATCGAAGTCGAAGTTCATGCTCCGGCTCAAAGGAAAAAGAGGAAAACTTCAAGACAAACATCTGCTCTGATTTCTGTTCCTGTTGTACAAGCCACAGAACATATTCAAATTGGAATAGCTTGTCCCACTATGAAGCAAGTGCTATCCTCAGATAGGCCCATAATCAGTGTCAATGCAAAGATAGTCGATAGGTGTATGCCTACAGCTTTGGTTTTGAATTTCAATAAATCCAGTCCTCTTCCTTCTGAAGTTGATCTGATTAGGATTTTCTGTCGCTATGGGCCCATAGTGGAAGTAGCAACAGAAGTTCAACAGGAGAGCAACAGCGTCAAACTAATTTTTAAGCGGCTTACTGATGCCGAGATGGCTTTTAGTAGTGCCAGAAAATATGGATGGTTTGGGCCATCACTTCTCAGTTATCATCTCAGATATCTATCGTCAACACCAGATACTTTTGCTGACATCCAACAATCAGACAATTATGCTGCACTACCAGAACATAGCAACTTGGAAACTCCAG GGAATGATTCTGAacagttgcattcttgcttatga
- the LOC122054444 gene encoding uncharacterized protein LOC122054444 isoform X2, which translates to MIETDHMMDSYWSDLISHNRPTKIEVEVHAPAQRKKRKTSRQTSALISVPVVQATEHIQIGIACPTMKQVLSSDRPIISVNAKIVDRCMPTALVLNFNKSSPLPSEVDLIRIFCRYGPIVEVATEVQQESNSVKLIFKRLTDAEMAFSSARKYGWFGPSLLSYHLRYLSSTPDTFADIQQSDNYAALPEHSNLETPGNDSEQLHSCL; encoded by the exons ATGATAGAAACTGATCACATGATGGATTCTTACTGGTCTGACTTGATATCTCATAACCGCCCTACTAAAATCGAAGTCGAAGTTCATGCTCCGGCTCAAAGGAAAAAGAGGAAAACTTCAAGACAAACATCTGCTCTGATTTCTGTTCCTGTTGTACAAGCCACAGAACATATTCAAATTGGAATAGCTTGTCCCACTATGAAGCAAGTGCTATCCTCAGATAGGCCCATAATCAGTGTCAATGCAAAGATAGTCGATAGGTGTATGCCTACAGCTTTGGTTTTGAATTTCAATAAATCCAGTCCTCTTCCTTCTGAAGTTGATCTGATTAGGATTTTCTGTCGCTATGGGCCCATAGTGGAAGTAGCAACAGAAGTTCAACAGGAGAGCAACAGCGTCAAACTAATTTTTAAGCGGCTTACTGATGCCGAGATGGCTTTTAGTAGTGCCAGAAAATATGGATGGTTTGGGCCATCACTTCTCAGTTATCATCTCAGATATCTATCGTCAACACCAGATACTTTTGCTGACATCCAACAATCAGACAATTATGCTGCACTACCAGAACATAGCAACTTGGAAACTCCAG GGAATGATTCTGAacagttgcattcttgcttatga